From Anopheles funestus chromosome 3RL, idAnoFuneDA-416_04, whole genome shotgun sequence, a single genomic window includes:
- the LOC125766872 gene encoding focal adhesion kinase 1 isoform X5 — MVDLNVPRGHSPHFSPSRQTTQTGDTQTLHVYLPNHGFRMIRFDEASDVRQIINIIVGWLSPGQKPNPQSYALRLRHMLTKEVLWMPPDTSMSQVMAHIFNPSCSNADCPNVDKSTIAKRMQQKTSGAVGHANSVWKAELRVRYIPKNLKELYERDRTTCHFYFDQVKQDYIQSNVPNIDPEIAIQLCCLGIRHYYKDTNHTSNDRKQHLDYIEKEMGFGNFIPKSVIDTIKQKNLKKQIQAGYKKVYSYSEMEYMLKFFDLLRTQYTFDQEQFNVQLSSSWNIRVDLIIGPHVGISYSVNPQAPPTKVTDFESIERITTSILPTSLTKSDHQGLSGSGKGLKGKDQPDLTSSCGSNSSTGDGDKSKKDGKKGSSTSSASSQCACGDIKTQLRIRVSGNSEDLAITCDGIKTSESIADLVDGYCRLFNNNDNSLWDRTVVSKVGGVGSATPPTSNSATNSLEKSQLKKSLTESQTSSCDRHGSRSSSADRLNGGNNEQSDMSTSSLQGGSQQQPPKPTLNEDYAELGMCDEEGDYSTPAARDYELDRSQITLNEIIGVGQFGDVHIGTCRLPNKSTLVSKLNQSLTSEFDEYSQMVMDNGNADAQKTGIIQVAVKTCKPDADTTTSEKFLQEAYIMKKFEHPHIIKLIGISSGPPIWIVMELARHGELRAYLKKNGPKLKLGTLLLYSYQLSTALSYLESKKFVHRDIAARNVLVSSPTCIKLADFGLSRWVEDQSYYTSTKGMLPIKWMAPESINFRRFTTASDVWMFGVCTWEILMLGIKPFQGVKNCDVIGKLENGERLPLPPNCPPRLYSLMSQCWSLEPLKRPNFKSVKETLYEILMEERHSDCETMRRENRRVAAMSWGAGDDMAPPKPARGPTMGGDGPLVPGAPQTYIVARDPTVLAALMRENEQRGINPSSYTTPASQQQQHQTQQPYYPQGNSIVTYQQYHAQQQQQQVLAAEYYQHQQHQQHQQQQQYVMQQSQPQQVAGNYIAYSGSPVQNIPPSGAQAYSQQAAFVKSPQQEDQPGGAKSRSLERNVGQNIVSAYAARINSLERTRQMSMEYGSTVKAMRSNSLTRQYSGGNQSDLYPGVGHGVRSSSLERGAQMVNASSVGGNGAGGFMNRMGSLERNSQSPSQSIFLNSMKGGSLERNQSAAIVNDMMNSKIAYKGGSLERNQHILLTRSGSAVGSLERNMPFQNYRSPVAAAPKEQEPFQEEIYDFGGVNVKSCASIALKKSVEKGMLPPSSLAVSPGVPPNAGANFALPPPYSSASKQQQAAANQQQQQLQGTPQRAIWGGSTGGNVGMHQQLYMQQSQQVQPGMGAGPIGPIIGIASSQQVQIPMKISHSQPVQAHQVQPVQAQTVQQLAPSLVQSVQQQQHQQMIDHQQQQQQQQQPAQLQETQQQLEEKLRKQQQESEIDSKWLQQEENNLKKRLSLITANTASMSLDQQSAGPLMEGNTPPINGGGSSLSGSYHSQQSPHFSPQNTMSGPQSLGDHYPTTPNTSDSRPHTPGSGGGGGGGGGMIKSKSSSMERCTTPQSSDEKFAVKKVEPTKTMPLDRTNDMVYNATTSVVKSIMALSQGVDRAQAAEYLNLVRNVGFELRDLLGAVDQLSDSFPPQRYKEVEMAHKVLSKDMYELVTAMRLAQQYSETTLDAEYRKSMLSAAHVLAMDAKNLLDVVDSIRVRYPNLFPQQPSAPSSPTQRQQGSGNASTVSSAVHPSNTPQMFAQQQQQQQQHSFDQSQLLMMGECYQNLQPKQPMLAHSSPPTSLTHSYESSAPTMVMGNAGQPGIATISSYQQSGIYDNECIISSQQQSADGGKLKKPLIAAKPPSVVAMASVKLKPVASVPIDVPDSAAGSGGELYSNASSVTSQSPNGSGSLTGADIKLPDPVSCTIVQENLLAANNQKVMATNKLGG; from the exons CACAAACCGGCGACACGCAAACGCTGCACGTCTACCTGCCGAACCATGGCTTCCGGATGATTCGCTTCGACGAAGCATCGGATGTGCGGCAAATTATCAACATCATCGTCGGATGGTTGTCGCCCGGCCAAAAGCCAAACCCGCAGAGCTATGCGCTACGGCTCCGCCACATGCTTACCAAAGAGGTCCTCTGGATGCCACCGGACACGTCGATGTCACAGGTGATGGCCCACATCTTTAACCCATCGTGCAGCAATGCCGATTGCCCGAACGTGGACAAAAGCACGATCGCGAAGCGTATGCAGCAGAAGACGAGCGGTGCGGTCGGACATGCGAACAGCGTGTGGAAGGCGGAACTGCGCGTCCGCTACATACCGAAAAACTTGAAGGAGCTGTACGAGCGCGATCGCACCACGTGTCACTTTTACTTCGATCAGGTCAAGCAGGACTACATCCAGTCGAACGTGCCGAACATTGATCCGGAGATCGCGATTCAGCTGTGCTGCCTCGGTATACGGCACTACTACAAAGACACTAACCATACCTCGAACGACCGGAAGCAGCATCTCGACTACATCGAGAAGGAGATGGGCTTCGGCAACTTCATACCGAAATCTGTGATAGATACCATTAAACAGAAGAATCTGAAAAAGCAAATCCAGGCTGGCTACAAGAAGGTGTACAGCTACAGCGAGATGGAGTACATGCTCAAGTTTTTCGATCTCCTTCGCACACAGTACACCTTCGACCAGGAACAGTTTAACGTGCAGCTGAGCAGCAGCTGGAACATCCGTGTCGATCTCATCATCGGACCACACGTCGGTATCTCGTACTCGGTTAACCCGCAAGCGCCACCGACAAAGGTAACCGATTTCGAGAGTATCGAGCGCATCACTACCAGTATTCTGCCGACGTCACTCACTAAAAGTGATCACCAAGGGCTCTCGGGAAGTGGTAAAGGTTTGAAGGGGAAAGATCAACCTGATTTGACGAGCTCCTGTGGAAGTAACTCGTCAACCGGTGATGGTGACAAGAGCAAGAAAGACGGTAAGAAAGGTTCGTCCACTAGTTCCGCTAGCAGTCAGTGTGCGTGCGGAGATATTAAAACTCAGCTTCGTATCCGTGTTAGCGGCAACAGTGAGGATCTGGCGATCACATGTGATGGCATTAAGACTTCCGAAAGTATAGCCGATCTAGTCGATGGTTACTGTAGATTATTTAACAATAACGATAACAGTCTGTGGGATCGTACTGTTGTATCAAAGGTGGGAGGTGTAGGTTCTGCCACACCTCCAACCAGTAACAGTGCGACGAATTCGCTTGAAAAGAGCCAGCTCAAGAAAAGTCTCACAGAGTCGCAGACATCTTCCTGCGATCGGCACGGCTCACGATCGTCTAGTGCGGATCGTCTCAATGGTGGCAACAATGAGCAATCCGATATGAGCACCTCAAGTCTGCAAGGTGGTAGCCAGCAGCAGCCACCAAAACCAACTCTCAACGAGGATTACGCGGAGCTTGGAATGTGTGATGAGGAGGGTGACTACTCTACACCGGCCGCACGCGATTACGAGCTCGATCGGTCGCAAATAACGCTCAACGAGATTATCGGTGTGGGTCAGTTCGGGGATGTGCACATCGGCACCTGCCGGTTGCCTAACAAATCCACCTTAGTTAGCAAGCTGAATCAATCGCTGACGTCCGAGTTCGACGAGTACTCACAGATGGTGATGGATAATGGTAATGCGGACGCGCAGAAGACTGGTATCATTCAGGTGGCGGTGAAGACGTGCAAACCGGATGCAGACACAACCACGTCCGAGAAGTTCCTGCAAGAAGCAT ataTTATGAAGAAATTTGAGCATCCCCACATTATCAAGCTGATCGGTATATCCAGTGGCCCGCCGATTTGGATCGTCATGGAGTTGGCCCGTCACGGGGAACTGCGAGCGTATTTAAAGAAGAATGGTCCCAA ACTTAAGCTTGGTACACTGCTGCTCTACTCCTACCAACTATCGACGGCGCTCAGTTATCTGGAATCGAAGAAATTCGTACACCGTGATATTGCCGCCCGCAACGTTCTGGTCAGCTCTCCCACTTGTATAAAG cTTGCCGATTTTGGACTATCAAGATGGGTTGAAGATCAATCGTACTACACTTCCACCAAAGGTATGCTTCCGATCAAGTGGATGGCACCGGAATCGATAAACTTTCGCCGTTTTACAACCGCTAGCGATGTGTGGATGTTTG gTGTTTGCACGTGGGAAATACTCATGCTTGGCATAAAACCATTCCAAGGTGTTAAGAATTGTGATGTTATCGGCAAGCTGGAGAACGGTGAACGTCTTCCACTGCCGCCGAACTGTCCGCCTCGGCTTTATTCGCTGATGTCACAGTGCTGGTCGCTGGAACCGCTAAAAAGGCCCAACTTTAAAAGCGTCAAGGAAACACTCTA tgaaaTTCTGATGGAAGAACGACATAGCGATTGTGAAACGATGCGTCGGGAGAATCGACGTGTAGCAGCGATGTCTTGGGGTGCTGGAGATGATATGGCACCACCCAAGCCTGCTCGAGGACCTACAATGGGCG GCGACGGTCCCCTTGTGCCGGGTGCACCCCAAACGTACATCGTTGCCCGCGATCCAACCGTGCTGGCAGCACTGATGCGCGAAAACGAGCAGCGGGGCATCAATCCGTCGTCCTACACGACACCGGCCTCG cagcaacagcagcaccaaacgCAACAACCGTACTACCCGCAGGGTAATTCGATCGTGACCTATCAGCAGTATCAtgcgcagcagcaacagcaacaggtcCTTGCCGCTGAATactatcaacatcaacagcatcaacaacatcaacagcagcaacagtatgTTATGCAGCAATCTCAGCCACAACAAGTGGCCGGCAATTATATTGCGTACAGTGGTTCACCGGTGCAGAATATTCCGCCCAGTGGCGCACAGGCATATTCGCAGCAAGCAGCATTCGTCAAATCACCCCAGCAGGAAGATCAACCCGGTGGTGCCAAGTCACGCAGTCTCGAGCGAAACGTTGGACAAAACATAGTGTCCGCGTATGCGGCACGCATCAACTCGCTGGAACGAACGCGCCAGATGAGCATGGAGTACGGTAGCACCGTGAAGGCGATGCGTTCCAACTCGCTGACTAGACAGTACAGTGGTGGTAACCAGTCGGATCTTTACCCAGGCGTTGGGCATGGTGTACGCTCGTCCAGCCTGGAACGAGGCGCCCAGATGGTGAACGCTTCCAGTGTCGGCGGCAATGGTGCAGGAGGCTTTATGAATCGTATGGGTAGCCTCGAGCGCAATTCACAGTCACCATCCCAATCGATCTTTCTCAACTCGATGAAGGGTGGCAGTTTGGAGCGGAACCAGTCGGCGGCAATAGTGAACGATATGATGAACAGCAAGATTGCCTACAAGGGTGGAAGTCTGGAGCGCAACCAGCACATACTGCTGACCCGTTCCGGATCGGCAGTTGGAAGTTTGGAGCGCAATATGCCCTTCCAGAACTATCGCAGCCCGGTCGCGGCTGCACCGAAAGAGCAGGAACCGTTCCAGGAGGAAATTTACGACTTTGGCGGAGTGAATGTAAAATCTTGCGCCTCGATCGCGCTGAAGAAGAGTGTCGAGAAAGGAATGCTACCGCCGAGTTCGTTGGCCGTCTCGCCCGGTGTGCCTCCAAATGCTGGTGCCAATTTTGCCCTGCCGCCACCATACAGTTCGGCCAGCAAGCAACAACAGGCGGCTGccaatcaacagcagcaacaactgcAAGGTACACCACAGCGAGCTATCTGGGGCGGTTCGACCGGTGGTAATGTTGGAATGCATCAGCAACTGTACATGCAACAGTCACAACAGGTACAGCCGGGAATGGGTGCAGGACCGATTGGACCGATCATCGGGATTGCTTCCTCCCAGCAGGTTCAGATACCGATGAAGATCTCCCACAGCCAACCGGTACAGGCTCATCAGGTGCAACCGGTACAAGCACAAACGGTACAGCAGCTAGCACCATCGTTAGTGCAATCGgttcaacaacagcaacatcaacaaatgatcgatcatcaacaacaacagcaacaacaacaacaaccagcgCAG TTGCAGGAAACACAGCAACAATTAGAGGAGAAACTTCgcaaacagcagcaggaaaGTGAAATCGATTCCAAATGGTTACAGCAAGAGGAGAACAATCTCAAGAAACGGTTGAGTTTGATTACTGCCAATACCGCCAGCATGTCGCTCGATCAACAGTCGGCGGGACCACTGATGGAAGGCAACACACCACCCATCAATGGTGGTGGTTCATCACTTTCCGGTAGCTACCATTCACAGCAAAGTCCACACTTTTCCCCACAAAACACCATGTCCGGACCGCAGAGCTTGGGTGATCATTATCCCACCACACCAAACACGAGTGACTCGAG ACCACATACACCAGGATccggcggcggtggtggtggtggtggtggtatgaTTAAATCGAAGAGCTCCTCCATGGAACGCTGCACGACTCCACAGTCGAGTGATGAGAAGTTTGCGGTGAAAAAGGTAGAACCGACCAAAACGATGCCACTCGATCGTACGAACGATATGGTGTACAACGCCACGACTAGTGTGGTGAAATCCATCATGGCACTCAGTCAGGGCGTGGATCGAGCACAAGCGGCCGAATATTTGAATCTGGTGCGAAACGTTGGGTTTGAATTGCGCGATTTGCTCGGTGCGGTTGATCAGCTATCCGACAGCTTTCCGCCACAGCGCTACAA AGAGGTAGAGATGGCACACAAAGTATTATCCAAAGACATGTATGAACTAGTTACAGCCATGCGGCTCGCACAACAATACAGCGAAACGACACTAGATGCCGAATATCGGAA AAGCATGCTGTCAGCGGCTCACGTACTTGCAATGGATGCCAAAAATCTGCTCGACGTCGTCGACTCCATTCGCGTACGATACCCGAACCTCTTCCCACAGCAACCGAGCGCACCGTCAAGTCCAACGCAGCGGCAACAGGGTAGCGGTAACGCATCCACAGTCAGCTCCGCAGTCCATCCGTCCAATACACCCCAAATGTttgcccagcagcagcagcagcagcagcaacattcgTTCGATCAATCCCAACTGCTGATGATGGGCGAATGTTATCAAAATCTTCAACCAAAGCAACCGATGCTGGCGCACAGTTCGCCGCCAACGTCGCTTACACATTCCTACGAAAGTTCCGCACCGACGATGGTCATGGGCAATGCCGGTCAGCCGGGAATAGCAACGATTTCATCGTACCAACAGAGCGGTATCTACGATAATGAGTGTATTATTAGCAGCCAGCAACAATCCGCCGACGGTGGTAAGCTGAAGAAACCTCTCATTGCCGCAAAACCACCATCGGTTGTGGCGATGGCTTCGGTTAAGCTAAAACCAGTAGCATCGGTACCGATAGATGTGCCCGACTCGGCCGCTGGCAGTGGTGGTGAGCTGTATTCGAACGCATCATCCGTAACGTCCCAAAGCCCAAACGGATCCGGCTCGCTAACCGGTGCAGACATCAAACTTCCCGACCCGGTTTCGTGTACGATTGTGCAGGAAAATTTGCTTGCCGCCAACAATCAGAAGGTGATGGCCACGAATAAGCTAGGCGGTTAG